In Allobranchiibius huperziae, the sequence GATCTTGCGGTATGTGCCCACGATTTCACCGATATCGGAGACCGCGACAAGGGTGTTGCTGCACCGATGATCACCCTTGAGGACCTCGAACATGCCGACGACGACGGTGATGCCGTGACTCTTGGCGGCCTCAGCGACCGCAGAGATGAAGGGCCCGTCGATGCTCTGCCCGACTAACTGTGGGGTGGTGTGAGCTGGGTCGAAGTACATCGCAGCTTCAGGTAGCACGGCCAGCCGCGCGCCAGTCGCGGCTGCTGAAGCAATCAGGTCGGCACAGGTGCGGGTATTGGCGTCGATGTCGGTGGTGGCGGAGAACTGGCACACGGCGACGGGGAGAGACATGGTTGATCCTTCGGGTTGGACCGCCAGAGGCGGTGGATGTCTGAGCGGGTGGGAGCCGGTGCTCAGGTTGTCCTGGCGTCCAGGGAACGTTCTGGGTGAACGAACAGCCAACACAGCGTGCCGAACACACCAGCAGACGCCATGACGACTAAGGCGAGGCCCCAATTGCCGCCGATGCTCACTAGTGCCGAGGTGAAGATGGGACCAAAGGCCAGGGTCGCGTTACCGCAGAAGTTGGTGAACCCAGTGACGGTCGCCGCATGGCGGCCGCCGAGGTCTTGGCAGCCAGACCACACTTGGACCTGCACTACGCCCACCCCTCCAAGGCTGACGCACATCCAACAGATCATGATGGTGTTGTTTGGAGTGAGTGCGCCGACAGCAAGCGCGCCGGCGGCCACGAGGAAACCTGCAATAGCCAGCCACTTGCGCTGTTGCCAGCTGCGAAAGACGCGATCGTTGAGCAGCCCGGTGCCGAACACCGCGAGGATCATCGCGCCCCATGGGAGTGCGCCAACAAATCCCATGCTTTTGAACGACAGCCCGCGGGCCTGCACCAGGTAGGTCGGCAGCCACGTCGTGAAGAAGGATTGGATGAGCAGTAGGAGGCCATACTGCAGACCGATCGCCCAGAACTGTCCGGAGGTCAAGAACGCGCGTGTGCCGAGTGAGATGTGGGCAACGCCATCGGTATCGCCGTCGACTTCGGCGGCCAGCGCCGCCTCGGCCATGTTGACCGCTCTAACCTGCCGGGGGTCGTCTCGCACAACTGCAAACCACAGCAGCGAGAGCACCGCACCGAGGAGTGCAAAGGTGTGGAACGACGCCTGCCAACCCCACTGGTCAGCTACCCATACAACGATCGGGCTCCCGATGAACGAGCCAAGGTAGAGCCCTGCGAGGAGCAGTGAATTCGCGCGTGATCTTTCC encodes:
- a CDS encoding MFS transporter yields the protein MVAVTRASEAAGPTSVRWWIAGGLILPITFVLSLDRTAMTVSAPIIQRDYGFSLNQMSIVLTAFTAAYALFQVPGGILVRRYGARVVLAIAGLWWSLFTFLTPYGGVFLGFVLVRILLGIGQAADWPASVWTLQRWFPHRERSRANSLLLAGLYLGSFIGSPIVVWVADQWGWQASFHTFALLGAVLSLLWFAVVRDDPRQVRAVNMAEAALAAEVDGDTDGVAHISLGTRAFLTSGQFWAIGLQYGLLLLIQSFFTTWLPTYLVQARGLSFKSMGFVGALPWGAMILAVFGTGLLNDRVFRSWQQRKWLAIAGFLVAAGALAVGALTPNNTIMICWMCVSLGGVGVVQVQVWSGCQDLGGRHAATVTGFTNFCGNATLAFGPIFTSALVSIGGNWGLALVVMASAGVFGTLCWLFVHPERSLDARTT